Proteins from one Elgaria multicarinata webbii isolate HBS135686 ecotype San Diego chromosome 3, rElgMul1.1.pri, whole genome shotgun sequence genomic window:
- the LOC134395768 gene encoding A-kinase anchor protein 8-like, which yields MAGVCSWGFCGIHIHFPFECAQIEVTRTIVMDMDTVRITLAIMDMVSHLETDTMQGGHYGSGGDRYDTYESYDSRASLNDRDLYRSGYDYSEAEHDTDNAYEGHYDNSYGSRRDQYHNRARDNFGHRGQNWARDGRNNRPMASAYSGRMGGQWNEPPMPMGGRGHGPNRPPSLFSHKLFPEYNMFQGMRGFSGNMRFGGGGMKQRMRRNWKMWDADFKKKRIKNEPTANKRKQANSSDEPDSKTAKTDGSDNSDSDNEDGPEGEAAEKGSKNEGEGEGGEDEERKGDSEKGALTIQEEISQIKRKLQAGKKTQERQKKRYRDRMVERIQFVCSLCKYRTFYEDEMTNHLESKFHKEHFTFVGTKLPQQTADFLQEYVANKTKKTEERRKAIEDINAVIQQIYKDQDLTQDIGMEHFVKKVEAAHCVACDLFIPMQYGIIQKHLKSLDHNHNRRAMMEQSKKSSLVVARSILNNKLISKKLERYLKGENPFTDDPEEKEEHEEGEAGTSSNMEEGAGEGNQTEEKTTSGDNLAEENPVEEGSAENKGDEGGEEPPDQTEEWNLNASKEAVAAEQEQEHEDEEEERRGTAPSEEMEPPDE from the exons GCACAAATAGAGGTTACGAGGACTATAGTTATGGATATGGATACAGTCAGGATAACTCTGGCAATTATGG ATATGGTATCTCATCTAGAAACTGACACGATGCAAGGAGGACATTATGGCTCAGGTGGAGACAGGTATGATACATATGAGTCCTATGACTCAAGGGCTTCACTGAATGACCGTGATCTGTACAGATCCGGCTACGATTACAGTGAGGCTGAACATGACACCGACAATGCCTATGAAGGTCACTATGACAACTCCTATGGGAGCCGCAGGGACCAGTACCACAACAGAGCACGTGACAACTTTGGCCACCGGGGTCAAAACTGGGCCAGAGATGGGCGAAATAACAGACCCATGGCATCTGCATATTCTGGGCGCATGGGCGGACAGTGGAATGAACCGCCAATGCCAATGGGAGGACGGGGCCATGGCCCCAATAGGCCCCCATCCCTTTTCTCCCATAAACTATTTCCTGAATACAACATGTTCCAGGGAATGCGAGGTTTCTCTGGCAACATGCGCTTTGGAGGCGGCGGTATGAAACAACGAATGAGGAGAAACTGGAAAATGTGGGacgcagattttaaaaaaaaaagaattaagaaTGAACCAACTGCTAATAAGCGGAAACAGGCTAACAGTTCTGATGAGCCTGACAGCAAGACAGCAAAAACTGATGGCTCTGACAACTCAGACTCTGATAATGAAGACGGGCCTGAAGGAGAAGCTGCTGAGAAGGGTTCTAAAAATGAGGGAGAAGGGGAAGGCGGTGAagatgaagaaagaaaaggagactcTGAGAAAGGAGCTCTGACAATTCAAGAAGAGATCAGTCAGATCAAGCGCAAATTGCAAGCTGGTAAGAAAACTCAGGAGAGGCAAAAAAAAAGATATCGTGATCGGATGGTGGAAAGGATTCAGTTTGTATGTTCATTGTGCAAATATCGCACTTTCTATGAGGATGAGATGACCAATCATTTGGAGAGCAAATTTCACAAGGAGCACTTTACATTTGTTGGGACCAAGCTGCCCCAGCAGACAGCTGATTTCCTTCAGGAATATGTtgctaacaaaacaaaaaagacagaagaacgcCGTAAAGCAATTGAAGATATTAATGCAGTTATACAACAGATATACAAAGACCAAGATCTTACCCAGGACATAGGCATGGAGCATTTTGTAAAAAAAGTGGAGGCTGCTCACTGTGTTGCCTGTGACCTCTTCATCCCAATGCAGTATGGAATTATCCAGAAACATCTGAAGTCACTTGATCATAATCACAACCGCAGAGCTATGATGGAACAGTCCAAGAAATCATCATTAGTAGTTGCAAGAAGCATTCTTAACAATAAGCTTATCAGCAAGAAATTGGAGCGGTATCTGAAGGGTGAGAATCCCTTCACAGATGATCCTGAAGAGAAAGAGGAACATGAGGAAGGTGAGGCAGGAACAAGTAGTAATATGGAGGAAGGAGCAGGTGAAGGAAACCAGACTGAAGAGAAAACTACAAGTGGTGACAATCTGGCTGAGGAAAATCCAGTTGAAGAAGGTAGTGCAGAAAACAAAGGTGATGAAGGAGGAGAGGAACCACCAGACCAAACGGAAGAGTGGAACTTGAATGCATCCAAGGAAGCCGTTGCTGCTGAGCAGGAGCAAGAacatgaagatgaagaagaagaaagaagaggaactgCACCTTCAGAGGAGATGGAACCACCTGATGAGTGA
- the LOC134395769 gene encoding vomeronasal type-2 receptor 26-like: MQKANCPLNLIQDQTQAENYYSPGDLLISGVISTKHVVHQDPFIFSEHPLMTIQTAPGRKNVRYWHILSFVFAISEINQNLRLLANLTLGYNIYETHFHGRITSDAMIDLLAGGAAHVPNYSCRGWSHLAAILEGAESDISTHISSMSSIYKIPQHVLSVKGWTRCTEKEELEMPSQEEVERTWSQDNYSIYNSVQAVARALNAAYSSRSKRKLTVGREDRLELQRLQPWQLHTFLREVQFSNTSMGGLYLYENGELAVNYDIRNWVFFPNKSYRRITVGSIESQAAHDTKFTINLETIVWPTQFNKTVPHSRCVESCPPGYAKEIQEGKPPCCYACIPCAEGTTSTQEDADHCKTCPEDQQPNSDQDQCVPKEIIFLSFGEPLGIILASFALFLSLTTGFVLGIFIKYLDTPVVKANNRNLSYILLISLQLSFLSSFLFIGRPRKVTCLLRQTAFSIIFSVAISSLLAKTITVVLAFLATKPGKKVRRWLGKRLANAIVISSSIVQVVICTIWLGTSPPFPNSDLHSQPGQIILQCNEGSVAMFYVALGYMGFLAAICFTVAFLARKLPGSFNEAKLITFSMLVFCSVWVSFVPSYLSTKGKHMVAVQVFSILASSAGLLGCIFIPKCYIIVLRPDLNTKEHLMMKTKDGI; encoded by the exons ATGCAGAAGGCAAATTGCCCCTTGAATCTGATACAGGATCAAACGCAAGCAGAGAATTATTACAGCCCAGGGGACCTCCTCATTAGCGGAGTCATATCGACAAAACACGTTGTACATCAAGACCCATTCATCTTTTCTGAGCACCCGCTCATGACAATTCAGAC tgcACCAGGGCGAAAAAATGTCAGATACTGGCACATTTTGTCTTTCGTATTTGCCATTTCTGAGATCAACCAGAATCTGAGGCTCTTAGCCAACCTCACCCTGGGCTACAACATCTATGAGACCCATTTCCATGGGAGAATAACTTCTGACGCCATGATAGACCTGCTTGCTGGTGGAGCGGCACATGTCCCCAACTACAGCTGCAGAGGATGGAGTCACCTGGCGGCCATCCTGGAAGGGGCTGAATCAGACATCTCCACCCATATTTCATCCATGTCCagcatctacaaaatcccacag CACGTGTTGTCCGTGAAAGGCTGGACGAGATGCACAGAGAAAGAGGAGCTGGAGATGCCGTCCCAGGAGGAGGTGGAGAGGACCTGGTCTCAAGACAACTACAGTATTTACAACAGTGTCCAAGCGGTGGCCCGTGCCTTAAATGCGGCATATTCATCCCGATCCAAAAGAAAGCTGACGGTGGGTAGAGAAGATAGGCTGGAACTTCAAAGGCtgcagccatggcag CTTCACACTTTCTTAAGAGAAGTCCAGTTCTCTAATACTTCCATGGGCGGACTGTATCTGTATGAGAATGGGGAGCTGGCCGTCAACTATGATATCCGGAATTGGGTGTTTTTCCCCAATAAATCTTATCGTAGAATTACAGTTGGGAGTATAGAGAGTCAAGCAGCCCATGACACCAAGTTCACCATTAACCTGGAAACCATTGTGTGGCCCACACAGTTCAACAAG ACAGTTCCTCATTCCCGCTGTGTCGAGAGCTGTCCCCCTGGATATGCCAAGGAGATCCAGGAAGGAAAACCACCTTGCTGCTACGCTTGCATTCCTTGTGCGGAAGGGACCACCTCCACTCAGGAAG ATGCGGACCATTGCAAAACGTGCCCAGAAGATCAGCAGCCAAACTCAGACCAGGATCAATGTGTCCCCAAGGAAATAATCTTCCTCTCCTTTGGAGAACCAttggggatcatcctggcttcCTTTGCCCTGTTCTTGTCCTTAACCACAGGCTTTGTGTTAGGAATCTTCATCAAATACTTAGACACTCCAgtcgtcaaagccaacaaccggaacctctcctacattctcctcatctccctccagCTCTCCTTCTTGtcttccttcctcttcattgGCCGGCCAAGGAAAGTGACTTGCCTCCTCCGACAAACAGCCTTCAGTATCATCTTCTCAGTTGCTATCTCTTCTCTCTTGGCCAAAACGATCACTGTGGTGTTGGCCTtcttggccacaaagccagggaaaaAGGTGCGGagatggctggggaagaggtTGGCCAACGCCATTGTAATTTCTTCTTCCATtgtccaagttgtcatctgcACCATCTGGCTGGGGACCTCTCCACCCTTCCCAAACTCTGACCTACACTCCCAGCCTGgacagatcatcctgcaatgcaacGAAGGGTCTGTTGCCATGTTCTACGTTGCcctgggctacatgggcttcctggctgccatctgcttcacggtggccttcctagccaggaagcttcctgggtccttcaatgaagccaagctgatcaccttcagcatgctggtcttctgcagcgttTGGGTCTCCTTTGTGCCCTCCTActtgagcaccaaggggaaacacatggtagccgtgcaggtcttctctatcttggcctccagtgctgggttatTGGGCTGCATCTTTATTCctaaatgctacattattgtacTAAGGCCTGATCTGAATACAAAGGAGCATCTCATGATGAAAACTAAAGATGGCATCTGA